From the Psychrilyobacter piezotolerans genome, one window contains:
- a CDS encoding BMP family lipoprotein, with the protein MKKMITLIMVIMALLLTACGGAKEEKAEDNGAFRVGLVLSTGGLGDKSFNDSAYAGLKEAEEKLGVKIKYVEPANVSEFDTFLRQFAEADYDLIIGIGFQMRDSIVKVAEEYPEVHFLMVDEPIDMPNVISATFNEPEGSFVAGSLAGMMTKTNTIGFIGGMEVPLIKRFGDGFMAGAKYINPEITTFDAYVGGNSPFNDPARGKEMALSMIDSKADVIYHAAAGSGMGVFEAAKERGVYAVGVDSNQDGVVPGTVLTSMLKKVDRAVFAIIKETKEKGFTKGQKDFNLANDGVGITDLQYTKDQISEDKLKRLDQIKADIISGKIDVKAEMSKLK; encoded by the coding sequence ATGAAAAAAATGATAACACTTATAATGGTTATTATGGCATTATTATTAACAGCATGTGGTGGAGCAAAGGAAGAAAAAGCAGAGGACAATGGGGCATTCAGGGTAGGATTAGTACTATCTACAGGTGGATTGGGAGACAAATCATTCAATGACTCAGCTTATGCAGGTCTTAAAGAAGCAGAAGAAAAATTAGGAGTAAAAATAAAATATGTAGAACCGGCAAATGTATCGGAATTTGATACGTTTTTAAGACAGTTTGCAGAAGCAGATTACGATTTAATAATTGGTATAGGATTCCAAATGAGAGATTCTATAGTTAAAGTAGCAGAAGAATATCCAGAGGTGCACTTTTTAATGGTAGACGAACCTATCGATATGCCTAATGTAATATCAGCTACATTCAATGAACCAGAAGGGTCATTTGTTGCAGGATCATTGGCAGGAATGATGACGAAAACAAACACAATAGGATTTATAGGTGGAATGGAAGTACCACTTATCAAAAGATTTGGAGATGGATTTATGGCAGGAGCAAAATATATCAATCCTGAAATAACTACATTTGATGCATATGTTGGCGGGAACAGTCCATTTAATGACCCAGCTCGTGGAAAAGAGATGGCGTTATCTATGATCGATAGTAAAGCAGACGTTATATACCATGCAGCAGCAGGATCAGGAATGGGAGTATTTGAAGCAGCTAAAGAAAGAGGTGTATATGCAGTAGGTGTAGACTCTAACCAGGATGGAGTGGTACCGGGAACTGTACTTACTTCTATGCTTAAAAAAGTAGACAGAGCAGTATTTGCTATAATCAAAGAGACAAAGGAAAAAGGATTTACAAAAGGACAAAAAGACTTTAATTTAGCCAATGATGGTGTGGGAATAACAGATCTTCAATATACTAAAGACCAGATCAGTGAAGATAAATTAAAAAGATTGGATCAGATAAAAGCAGATATCATATCAGGTAAAATTGATGTGAAAGCAGAGATGTCTAAATTAAAATAA
- a CDS encoding 4Fe-4S binding protein produces MYIIDKDACIGCGACEGTCPVAAISADADGKYEISDACIDCSACAGSCPVDAITAG; encoded by the coding sequence ATGTATATTATTGATAAAGACGCTTGTATCGGATGTGGAGCATGTGAAGGAACTTGTCCAGTAGCAGCAATTTCAGCTGACGCAGATGGAAAATATGAAATCTCAGATGCATGTATCGATTGTTCAGCATGTGCAGGATCATGTCCAGTAGACGCTATCACAGCAGGATAA
- a CDS encoding type III pantothenate kinase: protein MLIAFDIGNTHIVTGILDDKGNLITSFRIATKDNITEDELFSYLKNITDFNEIKLTNVRGVIVSSVVPGLIRICDYLAKKYFNLSPLIINLDLNLPFDFAEGLNNSGFGADRIIDIVQGLKLHPDKDLVVFDFGTATTYEILIDKVYVGGGILPGINMSINSLFGNTAQLPKVKFENPHTIAGRNTVEQIQAGIFYGYTGQIKEIIRKIKEIYPDIYVIATGGLGEIISKEVSTIDEYLPNLSIEGMYSIWLENN, encoded by the coding sequence ATGTTAATAGCATTTGATATTGGAAACACCCATATTGTCACTGGAATCCTGGATGACAAAGGAAATTTAATCACTAGTTTTAGGATCGCTACCAAGGATAACATCACCGAAGATGAACTTTTTTCATACTTGAAAAATATTACCGATTTTAACGAAATCAAATTAACTAATGTTAGGGGGGTTATAGTTTCTTCTGTAGTTCCCGGACTCATCAGAATTTGTGATTACCTGGCAAAAAAATATTTTAACCTGTCCCCATTAATTATAAATCTAGACCTTAACCTGCCTTTTGATTTCGCAGAAGGATTAAACAACTCCGGATTCGGAGCCGACAGGATAATAGATATAGTACAGGGGTTAAAATTACATCCAGATAAAGATCTGGTGGTCTTTGATTTCGGAACAGCTACTACCTATGAGATCCTTATAGATAAGGTCTATGTAGGGGGCGGGATTTTGCCGGGGATAAATATGTCTATAAATTCCCTCTTCGGGAATACAGCTCAGCTGCCTAAGGTAAAGTTTGAAAATCCACATACCATAGCCGGAAGAAATACAGTTGAACAGATCCAAGCTGGAATTTTTTATGGATACACCGGGCAGATCAAAGAGATTATCAGAAAAATCAAGGAGATCTATCCGGATATCTACGTTATTGCCACCGGCGGACTGGGTGAGATCATCAGTAAGGAAGTCAGTACCATCGATGAATACCTTCCAAATCTAAGTATTGAAGGGATGTATTCTATCTGGCTGGAAAATAACTAG
- a CDS encoding nucleotidyltransferase, giving the protein MRATGIVVEYNPFHNGHKLHLMEAKKSGDLVIAVMSGNFLQRGEPAIYDKWTRARMALKNGVDLVVELPVFYSAQSAEIFSHGAVDILDKLGAETLVFGSESSDLEKLKKIAYLQIDEKKLVDEKIKERMEEGVSYPNAINSVIEELLGEKGILKPNDILGVEYIKAIRKLGSSMEPTLIERKAVGYHDKEIIDEITSATSIREMIKEGRVEEIKRVMPAESFEILGTPTYLEKFYPLLRYEILNNYEELKFIADMEIGLDNRVFEMAVKYPDFHEFYKNLMTKRYTNGRIQRVLAHILLKIDKKIIDETKAGTTYVKILGFSQAGSRYLKEKKENLRIKPLSGLKNVSLILDERERELLNFEIKCDRIYGIVSPYEERKFPIIMKSELMDKN; this is encoded by the coding sequence ATGAGAGCAACAGGAATAGTAGTAGAGTACAACCCATTTCATAATGGACATAAACTTCATTTGATGGAAGCTAAAAAAAGCGGTGACCTGGTCATAGCAGTCATGAGCGGTAATTTTTTACAGAGGGGGGAACCTGCAATATACGATAAGTGGACCAGAGCTCGTATGGCACTTAAAAATGGGGTAGATCTGGTGGTGGAGCTGCCTGTATTTTATTCTGCCCAGTCAGCGGAAATATTTTCCCATGGAGCTGTGGATATCCTGGATAAACTAGGGGCGGAAACTTTAGTTTTTGGTTCGGAATCTTCGGACTTAGAAAAATTAAAAAAAATTGCCTATCTGCAGATAGATGAAAAAAAACTTGTGGATGAAAAGATAAAGGAAAGGATGGAGGAGGGGGTATCCTATCCCAATGCTATAAACTCTGTTATAGAGGAACTTTTAGGAGAAAAAGGTATCCTAAAACCCAACGATATACTGGGGGTAGAATATATCAAAGCCATCAGAAAATTGGGCTCATCCATGGAACCCACCCTTATAGAAAGAAAGGCTGTGGGGTATCATGATAAGGAAATAATAGATGAAATTACCAGTGCCACCTCCATAAGGGAGATGATAAAGGAAGGCAGGGTGGAGGAGATAAAAAGAGTGATGCCGGCAGAAAGTTTTGAGATCTTAGGCACTCCTACTTATTTGGAGAAATTCTATCCCCTGTTGAGATATGAAATTTTAAATAACTATGAGGAACTTAAATTTATCGCAGATATGGAAATAGGCTTAGATAACCGGGTTTTTGAGATGGCAGTAAAATATCCGGATTTTCATGAATTTTATAAAAATCTAATGACCAAGAGATATACCAATGGAAGGATCCAAAGGGTATTGGCCCATATCCTTTTGAAGATAGATAAAAAAATAATAGATGAAACCAAGGCCGGAACTACATATGTAAAAATATTGGGGTTTTCTCAGGCAGGAAGCAGATATCTCAAGGAAAAAAAAGAAAACTTGAGGATAAAACCCCTGTCGGGATTAAAAAATGTCAGCCTGATCTTAGATGAAAGGGAGAGGGAACTCCTGAATTTTGAGATAAAATGTGACAGGATATACGGGATAGTCAGTCCCTATGAGGAGAGGAAGTTTCCTATAATTATGAAAAGTGAATTAATGGATAAAAATTAA
- a CDS encoding MBL fold metallo-hydrolase — protein MKITTLVENDLYSRQEDLKSQHGLSLHIETADKKILFDTGKDDLFYRNAEILGVDIGGVDYLVLSHAHYDHVGGLAKFLEINKTAKIIISGGAKAEVYSKRLGFYKYIGVKNELLEENIDRFILVDKEFKLDKNISFIINTHSEGEVLKGNSHLYKKTGEIYIPDDFSHEMIMVIEEKKGELVVFTGCSHGGILNMVKSVEDRYPDMRIKGLVGGFHLQNNITKKLAEPEKRVVNIGEKLMGIPHIYTGHCTGKKGFSVLKKILGEQIEEFNTGRVFEIS, from the coding sequence ATGAAGATAACTACATTGGTTGAAAACGATCTATATTCCAGACAGGAAGATCTTAAATCACAACATGGATTGAGTCTGCATATAGAGACAGCAGATAAAAAAATACTGTTTGATACGGGAAAAGATGACTTATTTTACAGAAATGCCGAAATCTTAGGGGTAGATATAGGAGGGGTAGATTATTTGGTATTGTCCCATGCCCACTACGACCATGTAGGAGGGCTGGCTAAATTTTTAGAAATAAATAAAACTGCCAAGATAATAATCAGTGGAGGAGCTAAAGCAGAGGTCTATTCAAAGAGACTGGGATTCTATAAATATATAGGGGTAAAAAATGAACTTTTAGAAGAGAATATAGACAGGTTTATTCTGGTAGATAAAGAGTTTAAACTAGATAAAAATATAAGTTTTATAATAAATACCCATTCTGAAGGGGAGGTTCTCAAGGGAAATTCCCATCTCTATAAAAAAACCGGAGAGATCTATATTCCAGATGACTTTTCCCACGAGATGATCATGGTAATAGAGGAAAAAAAAGGTGAATTAGTAGTATTTACCGGGTGTTCTCATGGGGGAATATTAAATATGGTAAAAAGTGTGGAGGACAGGTATCCAGATATGAGGATAAAGGGCCTTGTAGGAGGGTTTCATCTTCAGAATAATATAACTAAAAAATTGGCAGAACCTGAAAAAAGAGTGGTAAATATAGGAGAAAAACTAATGGGAATACCTCATATTTATACAGGCCACTGTACAGGGAAAAAAGGGTTTAGTGTGCTAAAGAAAATATTGGGAGAGCAGATTGAGGAGTTTAATACAGGGAGAGTTTTTGAGATTTCTTAA
- a CDS encoding BMP family lipoprotein, whose amino-acid sequence MKKIFILLTVVFAMLLTACGGKTEETKEVKAEKPLNVGIVLSTGGLGDKSFNDSAYRGLTMAEEQLGIKFKYVEPASPSEDMQFLREFAENNYDLVVGVGFLMKDSVETVAKEHPNVKFAIIDEVIDAPNVTSLVFAEDEGSFLVGALAAMMSKTNTVGFVGGMEVPLIQKFQSGYVQGAKYINPDIKVTTLYTSGPNPFNDPVRGKESAIAEYNQGADVIFHAAGGTGTGVIEGAKAMGIYAIGVDSDQDYVAPGTVLTSMIKNVDQAVFAAVKDVKEGTFKPGINRFGVANNGVGTSKFEYTKDIIGEEKLQKIEEIKQGIIDGSIKLK is encoded by the coding sequence ATGAAAAAAATATTTATATTACTCACAGTAGTTTTTGCTATGCTTTTAACTGCATGCGGAGGAAAGACAGAGGAAACGAAAGAAGTTAAGGCTGAAAAACCTCTTAATGTCGGTATCGTATTATCTACAGGTGGATTAGGAGATAAATCATTCAACGACTCGGCTTATAGAGGACTTACTATGGCAGAGGAACAATTAGGGATTAAATTTAAATATGTAGAACCAGCTTCTCCATCGGAGGATATGCAATTTTTAAGAGAATTTGCCGAAAATAACTACGATTTAGTAGTAGGTGTAGGATTCTTAATGAAAGACTCAGTAGAAACAGTAGCAAAAGAACATCCAAATGTTAAGTTTGCTATCATAGATGAAGTAATTGACGCACCTAATGTAACTTCATTGGTATTTGCAGAAGATGAAGGTTCATTCTTAGTAGGAGCTTTAGCAGCTATGATGTCAAAAACAAATACAGTTGGATTTGTTGGCGGGATGGAAGTACCTTTAATTCAAAAATTTCAAAGCGGATATGTTCAAGGGGCAAAATATATAAATCCTGATATCAAAGTAACTACTTTGTATACATCTGGACCAAATCCTTTTAACGATCCAGTTAGAGGAAAAGAAAGTGCAATTGCAGAATATAATCAAGGTGCAGATGTAATCTTCCATGCAGCTGGTGGAACAGGTACAGGAGTAATAGAAGGTGCCAAGGCAATGGGAATCTATGCAATCGGTGTAGACTCAGATCAAGACTATGTAGCACCAGGAACAGTGCTTACTTCTATGATTAAAAATGTAGACCAAGCAGTATTTGCAGCAGTAAAAGATGTTAAAGAGGGAACTTTCAAACCAGGAATAAATAGATTTGGTGTAGCCAACAATGGTGTAGGAACTTCTAAATTTGAATACACTAAAGATATAATCGGTGAGGAAAAACTTCAAAAAATAGAAGAAATCAAGCAAGGTATAATTGATGGTTCAATCAAATTAAAATAA
- the hemW gene encoding radical SAM family heme chaperone HemW, whose product MCDAIYIHIPFCVKKCGYCDFLSFSCEEKSKTDRIEYVEKLIEEIRLYPKLKYDTVYFGGGTPSLLEVEEIEKILEELAINEGAEITLEVNPQTVDMQKLEGLKKIGINRLSIGIQSFNDEKLKVLGRIHSKEIAIKTYNDARKAGFENISIDLIFATPDQTIEELEEDLDIVERLSPEHISIYSLIWEEGTKFMDLLDSGKLNPLDNALEAKMYELIIDRLKKIGYLHYEISNFAKKGYEGRHNSKYWKNIEYIGVGLGASGYYEGIRYKNQVELSDYYKKIDTAEKPLMEEEEVSDKDRIENYYILGLRLLNEGIEAENNLYFEKIKELCRKGYLKNEEGIYKLTSKGLMFANDVFVEIME is encoded by the coding sequence ATGTGTGACGCTATATACATTCATATTCCATTTTGTGTAAAAAAATGCGGATATTGTGATTTTCTTTCATTTTCATGTGAGGAAAAAAGTAAGACAGACAGGATTGAATATGTAGAAAAATTAATAGAGGAGATAAGATTATATCCTAAGTTAAAATATGATACTGTTTATTTTGGAGGTGGAACACCATCTCTATTGGAAGTAGAAGAGATAGAAAAGATCTTAGAAGAACTAGCTATAAATGAGGGTGCTGAGATCACTTTGGAAGTGAATCCGCAGACAGTGGATATGCAAAAGTTAGAGGGATTGAAAAAAATAGGAATAAACAGGTTGAGTATTGGAATCCAAAGTTTTAATGATGAAAAATTAAAAGTTTTAGGACGGATTCATAGTAAGGAGATAGCTATAAAAACCTATAATGACGCCAGAAAAGCAGGATTTGAAAATATCAGCATCGATTTGATATTTGCCACTCCTGACCAGACCATTGAGGAACTGGAAGAAGATTTAGATATAGTTGAAAGACTATCGCCGGAACACATATCCATATATTCCTTAATCTGGGAGGAAGGGACAAAATTTATGGATCTTCTGGACAGCGGGAAATTGAACCCACTGGATAATGCTTTGGAAGCAAAGATGTATGAACTGATAATAGACAGGTTAAAAAAAATAGGATATCTTCATTATGAGATATCTAATTTTGCCAAAAAAGGATATGAAGGAAGACATAACAGTAAATATTGGAAAAATATAGAGTATATAGGAGTCGGGCTGGGAGCTTCTGGATATTATGAAGGAATCAGGTATAAAAATCAGGTGGAACTGTCTGATTATTATAAAAAGATAGATACAGCTGAAAAACCACTAATGGAAGAAGAAGAAGTCAGTGATAAAGACAGGATAGAAAATTATTATATTTTGGGGCTTCGCCTTCTAAATGAAGGAATAGAGGCGGAAAATAATCTTTACTTTGAAAAAATAAAGGAACTTTGTAGAAAAGGATATTTAAAAAATGAGGAAGGCATATATAAATTGACATCTAAGGGGCTTATGTTTGCAAATGATGTTTTTGTAGAAATCATGGAATAG
- a CDS encoding YggS family pyridoxal phosphate-dependent enzyme, with protein sequence MGIRENILELKSEIEKYSPNPGVVTLLPTTKYVDAHGVLEVVKAGCRVVGENRVQALEEKRNILETLETGDIKWHFIGNLQKNKVKYIAPYIEMIHSVNKISLAEEIDKRAKQNNRRIKVLLEVNISKEESKEGYSIERLYEELPNLLKFENIEICGLMTMAPFTEEEKVVRKVFSDLKTLKDELNKTHFNGSLIELSMGMTNDYKIALSEGATILRVGSKIFK encoded by the coding sequence ATGGGGATAAGAGAAAATATTTTAGAATTGAAAAGTGAGATAGAAAAATACTCACCTAATCCAGGAGTAGTGACACTGCTGCCTACAACTAAATATGTTGATGCACATGGGGTATTAGAAGTGGTCAAGGCAGGATGCAGGGTTGTAGGAGAAAATAGGGTACAGGCTTTAGAAGAAAAAAGAAATATTTTGGAAACTTTAGAAACAGGAGATATAAAATGGCATTTTATTGGAAATTTACAAAAAAATAAGGTGAAATATATTGCTCCCTACATTGAGATGATCCACTCTGTCAATAAGATCTCTCTGGCGGAGGAGATAGATAAGAGAGCTAAACAAAATAATAGAAGGATAAAAGTATTATTAGAGGTAAATATATCCAAAGAGGAAAGTAAGGAAGGGTATTCGATAGAAAGGTTATATGAGGAGTTGCCAAATCTTTTAAAATTTGAAAATATAGAGATTTGCGGACTTATGACCATGGCACCTTTTACTGAGGAAGAAAAAGTAGTGAGGAAGGTGTTTTCAGACCTGAAAACATTGAAAGATGAACTAAATAAAACACATTTTAATGGCAGTCTGATAGAACTTTCTATGGGAATGACAAATGATTATAAGATAGCCCTTTCAGAAGGGGCAACAATACTTAGAGTTGGAAGTAAGATATTCAAGTAG
- the mgtE gene encoding magnesium transporter produces MKNILLDLIKEKKFNKLKEELIKLNPVTISEIISGVPTREETIIYRLLPKELAVRSFSYLESEEQLRLITSFSTGETTELIDELFFDDLIDLIEEMPANIVTKILQASTFENRKKINHFLSYPEESAGSLMTTEYLSLKEDMSIGEALKYIRRTGKNSESIYTAYITDKSKKLLGVLSLRSIILSELDQQISDIYKSDDIVTVNTLDDQEIIADKFKKYDLISIPVVDLEGRLTGIITIDDIVEVIEEENTEDMQKMAAINPLTDKYMDVNSLDMAKKRIPWLLILMISASFTSGVIGKYEHTLALLPILNGFIPLLMDTAGNSGAQTSTLVIRELSLGNIGVGDWFKIMIKEFKVSFLVAIILSIVNFLRLYYLEMTLFGRVNKFEIAFVVSFTLFFTVVLAKLVGALLPLGAQKLKLDPALMAGPLITTIVDVLALIVYFYLITTFMPV; encoded by the coding sequence GTGAAGAACATACTTTTAGACTTAATCAAAGAAAAAAAGTTTAACAAACTTAAGGAAGAATTGATCAAATTAAACCCAGTTACCATCAGCGAGATAATTAGCGGGGTGCCTACTAGAGAGGAAACAATAATCTATAGGCTGCTGCCAAAGGAACTGGCAGTAAGATCGTTTTCCTATTTAGAATCCGAGGAACAGTTAAGGCTGATAACCTCATTTTCTACAGGGGAAACTACAGAATTAATAGATGAATTATTCTTTGATGATTTGATAGACTTGATCGAGGAAATGCCGGCTAATATCGTAACCAAGATATTGCAGGCATCTACCTTTGAAAACAGAAAAAAGATAAACCATTTTTTAAGCTACCCGGAAGAATCAGCAGGCAGCCTCATGACCACTGAATACCTTTCTTTAAAAGAAGATATGAGTATCGGTGAGGCACTAAAATATATTAGAAGGACAGGAAAAAATTCAGAAAGTATCTATACGGCTTATATTACCGATAAATCCAAAAAACTATTAGGAGTTTTGTCTCTCAGGTCAATTATTTTATCTGAATTAGATCAGCAGATATCGGATATATATAAGTCCGATGATATAGTTACTGTAAATACCCTGGATGACCAGGAAATTATTGCAGATAAATTTAAAAAATACGACCTCATCTCCATCCCTGTTGTAGACTTAGAGGGAAGATTGACCGGAATAATCACCATAGATGATATTGTGGAAGTTATAGAGGAAGAAAATACCGAAGATATGCAGAAGATGGCTGCCATCAATCCCCTTACAGATAAATATATGGATGTAAATTCCCTTGATATGGCAAAGAAGAGGATTCCCTGGTTGCTTATCCTTATGATTTCAGCATCTTTTACCTCTGGAGTAATTGGAAAATATGAGCACACTTTGGCCCTCCTCCCCATACTGAATGGATTTATCCCTCTATTGATGGATACAGCCGGGAATTCCGGTGCTCAGACATCTACCCTTGTAATCAGGGAACTTTCACTGGGAAATATCGGTGTAGGAGACTGGTTTAAGATAATGATCAAGGAATTTAAAGTCAGTTTTCTTGTAGCCATTATCCTGTCTATCGTTAATTTTTTAAGATTATATTATCTGGAGATGACTCTTTTTGGAAGGGTTAACAAATTTGAAATTGCATTCGTAGTTTCTTTCACCCTGTTTTTTACTGTTGTTTTAGCAAAACTAGTGGGAGCACTCCTTCCATTGGGAGCACAAAAATTAAAATTAGATCCCGCTCTTATGGCCGGACCATTAATTACAACAATTGTAGATGTACTAGCCTTGATAGTTTATTTTTACCTAATTACCACTTTTATGCCTGTATAA
- a CDS encoding MFS transporter encodes MEQTKLSLKYQIFYGVGVSYAIVDQIFAQWVLYYYLPPENSGLTPIMAPILISLALIISRSVDMISDPLVGYWSDRVDTRWGRRIPFIAAGAVPLALSTIAFFYPVLGNDWMTFIYLMCVGSIFFVFYTIVGAPYNAMIPEIGNTKEDRLNLSTWQSVFRLLYTALAMILPGILIKIIGGGDTQKGVRGMVIVLALFSVLPALITIFGVPEKKLSHGRKSTESLKNSIKIIFEDRSFIYYLLGLLFFFIGFNTLRGTMNYFVEDVMGLGKEAITIASAILFGMSALFFYPTNRLCKKIGYKKPMLISLVILIVTSLLLNYLGRGVPVKYGLALFGLIGIPVAGAAFIYPPAMLSEIGTRITKDSGTQVEGICFGIQGFFLKMAFLVSIATLPVLLVAGSGSFIDAMTSTKPQGVEKSGVYSTTIFSAISFGISFVFYYLYPEKQAEEDREGS; translated from the coding sequence TTGGAACAAACAAAATTAAGTTTAAAATACCAGATATTCTATGGGGTAGGTGTCAGCTATGCCATAGTAGACCAGATATTTGCCCAGTGGGTGCTGTATTACTATCTGCCCCCTGAAAATTCAGGATTGACACCGATAATGGCACCGATCTTAATATCTTTGGCATTAATCATATCGAGATCTGTAGATATGATCTCAGATCCCTTGGTGGGATATTGGTCTGACAGGGTGGATACCAGATGGGGCAGGAGGATACCATTTATAGCAGCGGGAGCTGTACCCCTGGCACTGTCTACCATTGCATTTTTTTATCCGGTATTAGGTAATGACTGGATGACTTTTATATATTTGATGTGTGTAGGATCTATTTTTTTTGTATTTTACACCATCGTAGGAGCACCATATAATGCCATGATCCCGGAAATTGGCAACACTAAAGAAGACAGGCTGAACCTGTCTACCTGGCAGTCTGTATTCAGGCTGTTATACACTGCCCTGGCTATGATCTTACCGGGGATTTTGATAAAAATTATAGGGGGTGGAGATACCCAGAAAGGTGTCAGGGGAATGGTTATTGTTTTGGCTTTATTTTCTGTCCTGCCAGCTCTCATAACTATATTTGGTGTACCTGAAAAAAAACTATCCCATGGGAGGAAATCGACAGAATCCTTAAAAAATTCGATTAAGATAATATTTGAAGACAGATCTTTTATCTATTATCTGTTGGGCTTACTATTTTTCTTTATAGGATTTAATACCCTTCGTGGAACTATGAACTACTTTGTGGAGGATGTTATGGGACTCGGAAAGGAAGCGATAACTATAGCTTCAGCGATATTGTTTGGTATGTCAGCGTTATTTTTTTACCCCACAAACAGACTCTGTAAAAAGATAGGGTATAAAAAACCCATGTTAATTTCATTGGTAATTTTGATAGTTACATCACTCCTATTAAACTACCTCGGCCGGGGAGTACCTGTTAAATACGGGTTAGCACTATTTGGATTGATCGGGATACCAGTTGCAGGAGCAGCTTTTATCTATCCGCCGGCAATGCTCAGTGAGATAGGTACTCGTATCACAAAGGACAGCGGAACCCAGGTAGAGGGGATATGTTTTGGTATCCAGGGTTTTTTTCTAAAGATGGCATTCTTGGTATCCATAGCCACCCTGCCCGTATTATTAGTGGCTGGATCGGGGAGTTTCATAGATGCTATGACCTCAACAAAACCCCAGGGAGTAGAGAAAAGTGGTGTATATTCCACCACTATATTTTCAGCGATCTCCTTTGGAATTTCCTTTGTTTTTTATTATCTTTATCCGGAAAAACAAGCGGAGGAAGATAGAGAGGGCAGTTAA
- a CDS encoding FeoB-associated Cys-rich membrane protein: MKTIFLSLILIGISYYSLRSLFKSFKGESKCGGCPSAETCKTKGKIK; the protein is encoded by the coding sequence ATGAAAACTATATTTTTAAGTTTAATATTAATAGGTATCTCATATTACTCTTTGAGAAGTTTGTTTAAATCATTTAAGGGAGAATCCAAATGCGGGGGATGCCCCAGTGCTGAAACCTGCAAAACCAAGGGTAAGATAAAATAA
- a CDS encoding helix-turn-helix domain-containing protein translates to MSLRDRLIEECRTYRRENGVTQRELGEKLGKHTSAVGRFEIGAIDPRLKFVQNLLNAMGKEIIIVDKVR, encoded by the coding sequence ATGAGCTTAAGAGATAGATTGATTGAAGAATGCAGAACATACCGTAGGGAAAATGGAGTTACACAAAGAGAGCTAGGAGAAAAATTAGGAAAACATACTTCAGCAGTAGGTAGATTTGAAATAGGAGCTATTGATCCTAGATTAAAATTTGTACAAAATCTATTGAATGCTATGGGAAAAGAGATTATCATAGTAGATAAAGTTAGATAG